CGAAGCGGCGCGCGCGCGTCGCGTCCGATCTCGCGCACCGCGTTCCACAAGGCGTCGACGGCGTTCGTGCTTGTCAGAACGATCCAGTCAAAGGTGTCGAGCGCGCGCGCCGCTTCGAGCAACGGTTCGCGATCCGCCGGCTCCGCGATGGCGATGAGCGGCACTTCGACCACGCGCGCGCCAAGATCCGCGAGCCGGCGCGATAAATCGGCCGCCTGATGCGTCGCGCGGGTGTTCATCACCGTGACGCCAAATAGGGGGCGTTTCTCGTACCAGACCATTTCGTCGCGCAAGCGCACGACCTCGCCGACGACAACGAGGCACGGCGGCGCAAAGCGACGCTCTTCGGCGATCTGAGCGATGTCGGCGAGCGTGCCGACGGCCGTGCGTTGCCACGGCGTCGTCCCGCGCTCGATGAGTGCCACGGGCGTCGAATCCGGCATGCCGTGTGCGATGAGCCTTTCGCGAATGTGCGGAAGCGTCCGCACGCCCATGAAAAACACGAGCGTGCGCATCGGCCCGGCCAGAAGGCTCCAGTCGAGATCCGACGCCTCCTTCGCCGGATCCTCATGCCCCGTCGAGACGCACAGCGTGACCGAATACGCCCGGTGCGTGACGGGGATGCCCGCGTAGGCCGGTACGGCGATCGCCGCGGACACGCCCGGCACGACGACAAACGGAACGCGCGCCGCCGCGAGATGCGTCGTCTCCTCGCCGCCGCGCCCGAACAGGAACGGATCGCCGCCTTTCAATCGACAGACGATTTTCCCCCCGCGCGCGCGATCGATAAGGATTTCGTTGATCTCGCTTTGCCGTAGCGCATGATCCGCCGCGCGCTTGCCCGCGTAGATCAGCTCCGCGTCCGGCCGCGCCTCGTCGAGCAACTCTCGCGGCGCGAGGTTGTCGTACACGACGACATCCGAGTCGCGCAGGCACGCCCGGCCGCGCACCGTGATGAGCCCCGGATCACCCGGCCCCGCGCCGACGATGTAAACGATGCCGGTCATCGCGCGAAAAGAGAAAAGAGGAAAGAGGAAAGAGGAACGCGTTCGTGCATGGACGCTATTTTCTGCTTTCTTTTTTCTATTTTCTATTGCGACGCTCTATCCGATCGGCTCATCGCCGAATTGCTCGCGGACCTCGGCGAGCACCTCGCCCGCGCCGTCGGCGACGAGGCGGTCCGCCAGGCGCCGCCCGATCCCGGCGGCTTCACTTGCCGCCCCATTCTCGCGGCCACGGAAGATTCGCGTACCGTCGAGGCTCGCCACGACGCCGTCGAGCACAAGCCGGTCGCCGTCAACGCGCGCGTGCGCGCCGATGGGAATCTGACAGCCGCCCTCCAGCCGTGCGAGAAACGCGCGCTCCGCGTCGGTCGCGAGGCGCGTGGGTGCGTGATCGAGCGTCGCGACAATCGCGGCGGTCCTGGCATCGCCCTCGCGGATCTCGATGCCGATCGCGCCCTGGCTGACCGCCGGCAGCATCTGGTCCGTCTCAAACGGGTGCGTGATCTGATCGAGCCACCCCATGCGCGAGACGCCCGCCATCGCGACGACGGTGCCGAAGAGATCCTCAGACGTCTTGCCCTTGCGGATGCGCGTGTCGAGGTTGCCGCGAATATCGACGATATCGAGATCAGGCCGAAGCGCGAGAAGCTGCGAGCGCCGCCGCAACGATCCGGACGCGATGCGCGCGCCCTTTGGCAAATCGGCAAACGCCAGGCCGCCGCGGCCAATCCACGCGTCGCGCACGTCCTCGCGCTCGGTCACCGCGCCGATCGAAAGGCCGTCAGGCACCTGCGTCGGCAGGTCTTTCAGGCTGTGCACCGCGAGGTCCGCCTCGCCGCGCAACAGCTCGTGCTCGATCTCCGCGGTGAACAGGCCCTTCCCGCCGATGCGCGAAAGCGGCGCGTCCAGGATGCGGTCGCCGGTCGTGTGCACGATACGCACGTCGAATTCGATATCCGGGAAACGCACGGCGAGAAGATCGCGCATCATGTGCGTCTGTTTCAGGGCAAGCTTGCTGCCGCGACTGACGATCGCGACGCGGCGGGCCGTCATGTTCAGGAAACGGAGGCGAGCGCGACGCGGATCGACGCCGCGACCTCGTCGTGCTGGGGCGTGGACATGTCACCGCGCTTGAGCGCCATGATCGGCTCGTGCAGGACCTTGTTGACGAGGCGGCGCGTCATGGCCTCGACCTCCCCCATCTTGTCTTCGGGCATGACGCGCGCGATCTTTTCGAGTTCTTCCTGGCGGATGCGCTCGGCCGTCTCGCGAAGCTGGGAGATGACCGGCGTCGCCTTCATCGACTCGTGCCAGTCGACAAACGCGGTGCGCGCGTCTTCCACGATGCGGAACGCCTGATGACGTTCCTTGTGCCTGGCGTAGAGATTTCGCGCGACGTGCTCGCGGATGTCGTCCAGGTCGTAGAGGCGCGTGTCGCGTTCGTCGCGGATTTCGAGCGCGACATCGCGCGGCACGGCCAGGTCGATGTAGTAGCGCCGGGCCGGGCGCGCGGCCTGCGCGGCGCGCGCGTCCTCGACGGGGATGACGACATCCGGCGCGCCGGTGGCGCTGATGATGACGTCGGCGTCGATGAGCGCGGCGGCAAGATCGTCGAGCGCCACCGCGCGCCCGCCGTATTTCGCGACGAGCTCCTCGGCGCGCTCGAGGGTGCGGTTCACGAAAATCAGTTCCGCCGCGCCGAGCTTCACGAGGCGCTTGGCCGCCAGATCGACCGCCTTGCCCGCGCCGACAAAGAGCACACGCTTGCCGGTCATGTCCGGCAGGTGATGCTCGACGATGTCGCACGCGACCTGGCTGACGGAGGTCGATCCGCGCGACACGCCGGTTTCGGCGCGCACGCGATGCGCCACACGGAACGCGGCGTGGAACAGCTTGTTGGTCAACGTGCCGTTGGCGCGGCAGGCGACCGCCGTTTCGTAGGCGCGCTTGGCCTGGCCGGTCACCTCGTGCTCGCCGAACACCATCGAATCCAGGCCCGACACCACGCGGAACAGGTGATCGACCGCGTCCGCGCCGTCATGCACGTAAACGTGCGGCAGGAGGTCCTCCGCGCGATAACCCTTCCGTCGCGCGAAAAAGTCCACGAGCATGTCGAGCGGCAGGACGCGGCACGCGTACGCGACGTAGATCTCGGTGCGGTTGCAGGTGGAGAGGATGACCATCTCCTCGACGATTGCGCCGATCGGATCGGGACGGCCGTCGCCCGCGCCGCGCCACGCCGCGAGCGCGGCCTGCGCAT
The DNA window shown above is from bacterium and carries:
- the hemC gene encoding hydroxymethylbilane synthase, whose translation is MTARRVAIVSRGSKLALKQTHMMRDLLAVRFPDIEFDVRIVHTTGDRILDAPLSRIGGKGLFTAEIEHELLRGEADLAVHSLKDLPTQVPDGLSIGAVTEREDVRDAWIGRGGLAFADLPKGARIASGSLRRRSQLLALRPDLDIVDIRGNLDTRIRKGKTSEDLFGTVVAMAGVSRMGWLDQITHPFETDQMLPAVSQGAIGIEIREGDARTAAIVATLDHAPTRLATDAERAFLARLEGGCQIPIGAHARVDGDRLVLDGVVASLDGTRIFRGRENGAASEAAGIGRRLADRLVADGAGEVLAEVREQFGDEPIG
- the cobA gene encoding uroporphyrinogen-III C-methyltransferase: MTGIVYIVGAGPGDPGLITVRGRACLRDSDVVVYDNLAPRELLDEARPDAELIYAGKRAADHALRQSEINEILIDRARGGKIVCRLKGGDPFLFGRGGEETTHLAAARVPFVVVPGVSAAIAVPAYAGIPVTHRAYSVTLCVSTGHEDPAKEASDLDWSLLAGPMRTLVFFMGVRTLPHIRERLIAHGMPDSTPVALIERGTTPWQRTAVGTLADIAQIAEERRFAPPCLVVVGEVVRLRDEMVWYEKRPLFGVTVMNTRATHQAADLSRRLADLGARVVEVPLIAIAEPADREPLLEAARALDTFDWIVLTSTNAVDALWNAVREIGRDARAPLR
- the hemA gene encoding glutamyl-tRNA reductase — protein: MRLAVVGINHKTAGLDARGQFSFTPEDAQAALAAWRGAGDGRPDPIGAIVEEMVILSTCNRTEIYVAYACRVLPLDMLVDFFARRKGYRAEDLLPHVYVHDGADAVDHLFRVVSGLDSMVFGEHEVTGQAKRAYETAVACRANGTLTNKLFHAAFRVAHRVRAETGVSRGSTSVSQVACDIVEHHLPDMTGKRVLFVGAGKAVDLAAKRLVKLGAAELIFVNRTLERAEELVAKYGGRAVALDDLAAALIDADVIISATGAPDVVIPVEDARAAQAARPARRYYIDLAVPRDVALEIRDERDTRLYDLDDIREHVARNLYARHKERHQAFRIVEDARTAFVDWHESMKATPVISQLRETAERIRQEELEKIARVMPEDKMGEVEAMTRRLVNKVLHEPIMALKRGDMSTPQHDEVAASIRVALASVS